A part of Aegilops tauschii subsp. strangulata cultivar AL8/78 chromosome 2, Aet v6.0, whole genome shotgun sequence genomic DNA contains:
- the LOC109776606 gene encoding uncharacterized protein yields MGLQLEEYRGDDDARRDGGEKEEPAAAGYRTPRRAARDIGAGTVGACPPAPRKRRTTVAAAPSVVARRREFYAGADLEAFFAAHDL; encoded by the coding sequence ATGGGGCTTCAACTCGAGGAGTACCGCGGCGACGACGACGCGCGCCGGGACGGAGGCGAGAAGGAGGAGCCCGCAGCAGCAGGGTACCGGACCCCAAGGCGCGCCGCGCGGGACATTGGGGCGGGGACGGTCGGGGCGTGCCCGCCCGCGCCGAGGAAGCGGAGgacgacggtggcggcggcgccgtcgGTCGTCGCGCGGCGGAGGGAGTTCTACGCCGGGGCCGACCTGGAGGCCTTCTTTGCAGCACACGACCTCTAG